One stretch of Candidatus Binataceae bacterium DNA includes these proteins:
- a CDS encoding MlaE family lipid ABC transporter permease subunit, whose amino-acid sequence MSRIAGLIARLGALVIDNVIALGNFVLFLTVALWCAVLPPYKPRLAIRQMRTIGAESIVLVALIGAFTGMVLGLQGYNTLRRFGSEGALGTVVALVLVRELGPVLAALMVTARAGSAMAAELGSMQATEQIDALAVMAINPIQYLISPRVIAGVLSFPLLTSIFDVIGIWGGYLIGVGLMGAPSGAYLNGIAMNLSAHDIASGLYKALVFGLVVMWVCCYKGYHAQRMATGVSRATTEAVVLSSVLILAWDYFLTSILL is encoded by the coding sequence GATTGCGCGCCTCGGCGCGCTGGTGATCGATAACGTCATCGCGCTGGGTAACTTCGTGCTGTTCCTGACGGTCGCGCTGTGGTGCGCGGTCCTTCCGCCATACAAACCGCGCCTCGCGATCCGCCAGATGCGCACGATCGGCGCCGAGTCGATCGTGCTGGTCGCGCTGATCGGCGCGTTCACCGGGATGGTGCTCGGCCTGCAGGGCTACAACACGCTGCGCCGCTTCGGTTCCGAGGGCGCGCTCGGCACGGTCGTCGCGCTGGTGCTGGTGCGCGAGCTGGGGCCGGTGCTGGCGGCGCTGATGGTTACGGCGCGGGCGGGTTCCGCGATGGCGGCCGAGCTGGGATCGATGCAGGCGACCGAGCAGATCGACGCGCTTGCGGTGATGGCGATCAATCCGATCCAGTACCTCATCTCGCCGCGCGTGATCGCGGGGGTGCTCAGTTTCCCGCTGCTGACCAGCATCTTCGACGTGATCGGAATCTGGGGCGGCTACCTTATCGGCGTCGGCCTGATGGGGGCGCCGAGCGGCGCCTACTTAAACGGCATCGCAATGAACCTGTCCGCCCACGACATCGCGAGCGGTCTCTACAAGGCGCTGGTCTTCGGGCTGGTCGTGATGTGGGTCTGCTGTTACAAGGGTTACCATGCGCAGCGGATGGCGACCGGGGTAAGCCGCGCAACCACCGAGGCGGTGGTGCTCTCGAGCGTGCTGATTCTGGCCTGGGACTATTTCCTCACGTCGATTCTCCTATAA